The Colletotrichum higginsianum IMI 349063 chromosome 2, whole genome shotgun sequence genome has a segment encoding these proteins:
- a CDS encoding mRNA binding protein pumilio — protein MSGASVAQDSCREFRVAQIFKVPTPTAFYQLHPRYLTHLAYPPTSAPLHLCTTPPVPSIPCPGQVDKNQDPRRRSSRFSSPLQTSLSTPPSSLQPPLPSQSVVVPVDASSLQFASQAPAPAPAPSTSATCTLNPNSKGGDDGRQTTGAPTRAAIAIAHLETLDPPLPLHPRPSTLDRTRATVSAAKQRPPANMTTTPRHGPWLESLTRRSELRLDLANRSKKLASRLVTSHLPPIPSLFSHMAATLLTCHVLQARPTGRYGSFPMANGQNEKQAPAVPPTFAASNLYSQNIWTSTYGGAKRDTRGPEDSFPGQPSGSSALRENSEAETWGQRPWNQDSQTRTASGSASPNRTRDSLHSTTSFFDNNAVGQGRSLINGRPKSYLEDDKENTAFAPSYNSPFDATYARQEKRGSKDNAYLSLGVVGAPSRDSSIPPSRQSDDSQHHSPPAFRDTFGYGHTPSNSITSSRPVIPGHSSSFPTQTTNNRAFMANGRQMDDADLASQFKKSLTLDEAQSLAASAQNFQFNPVSQPWRGDVAATGDVYADAMAQYLPHNKRSSVVGASGGQYRVVASPKTFPPQSSDPWAQRQSPRDLRMVPDGDRRTPVPAFMQAQAPAFYPGPYYSPNFAGQYPPQMFDPYGRPSLPLPGYGLHMAPYSIPGVMPVRPGKDQDPGKGVRSLLLEEFRSSSKSNKRYELKDIYGHVVEFSGDQHGSRFIQQKLETANSDEKDQVFREIEPNAIQLMKDVFGNYVIQKFFEHGNQVQKKVLASQMKGKVVDLSMQMYACRVVQKALEHVLVEQQAELVKELEPEILKVVKDQNGNHVVQKIIELVPRQYIDFVMDSFRGQVSQLAAHMYACRVIQRMLEYGTEQDKETILAELHSSTQVLITDQYGNYVVQHIIEHGKSEDRSRIIQLVIAQLVTLSKHKFASNVVEKCIQYGTAEERKGIREQIISHAADGTSSLQLMMKDQYGNYVIQKLLNQLEGAEREAFVEEMRPQFNTLRKTSTSRQLAAIDRLIYATQTPPSKSGGSQADSTAPTPVLTMEPNSPQSSSPPSTSASAVGEVAEDDNHKISARGGVSLKVEAGDRRGAATGVRRVRPDAGGATVRLRAAARKGHRARGDDDEDDDDDGDKSRAGGGGCVQGGYRRRAGPAGRPERGDEEDYGIFPPAAAVAIAIANVVADGGSGRGGRGQGGEAGGAGPGEEERAARGDPAHGPAGGGGEAAPAHVADADLERGGYSKEQSITLMKAIRAILAQNLDVAQESLVSKSDVENETYLFRAACSELSTEVRNNQKLADEEMRQKRTLLQHEVDILTQSLNQELLTLNDNVRGMFNDRKMAVREEQKAGDSVIQQINYKISLHLSSDAKSEIEGLRWILIRRSVIGILFMAVLTLGTLRYGTYVSHAKQAEADRVRKQAEMIKMADGKRDHSSAPDAAEILAAN, from the exons ATGTCCGGTGCGTCCGTCGCTCAAGACTCCTGTCGAGAGTTCAGGGTGGCCCAAATCTTCAAGGTACCCACCCCTACGGCCTTCTACCAGCTGCACCCAAGGTACCTCACTCACCTCGCCTATCCACCCACCTCTGCACCTCTGCACCTCTGCACCACCCCTCCGGTCCCGTCCATCCCATGCCCTGGGCAAGTGGACAAGAACCAAGAcccaagacgaagaagctcCAGGTTCAGCTCTCCCCTTCAAACCTCCCTCTCCACTCCCCCCTCATCCCTtcagccccccctccccagtcAGTCAGTAGTCGTCCCAGTGGATGCCTCCAGTCTTCAGTTCGCGTCACaagcaccagcaccagcaccagcacccAGCACCAGTGCAACCTGTACCCTGAACCCGAACTCCAagggtggtg ACGACGGTCGACAGACGACAGGCGCCCCGACTCGTGCCGCCATCGCAATCGCCCATCTCGAAACTCTCGATCCCCCGCTCCCGCTTCACCCCCGGCCCTCAACCCTCGACCGCACTCGTGCGACTGTCTCTGCTGCAAAACAGAGACCGCCCGCGAACATGACGACCACC CCCCGTCATGGCCCTTGGCTCGAGTCGCTCACTCGGCGCTCGGAACTTCGCCTAGACCTGGCAAACCGCTCTAAAAAGCTTGCCTCGCGCCTCGTTACCTCCCACCTTCCTCCAATCCCTTCCCTCTTCTCACACATGGCTGCCACTTTGCTAACCTGCCACGTCCTTCAGGCCCGGCCAACAGGTCGCTACGGAAGCTTCCCAATGGCAAACGGCCAGAACGAAAAGCAGGCCCCGGCCGTCCCTCCCACCTTCGCCGCCTCAAACCTCTATTCACAAAATATCTGGACCTCCACCTATGGCGGCGCCAAGAGAGACACTAGAG GCCCCGAAGACTCCTTCCCCGGACAGCCCTCCGGCTCCAGCGCCCTCAGAGAGAACTCGGAGGCCGAGACCTGGGGCCAGAGACCCTGGAACCAGGACAGCCAGACTCGGACCGCCTCCGGCAGCGCCTCTCCCAACCGCACCCGCGACAGCCTGCACAGCACCACTTCCTTCTTCGACAAcaacgccgtcggccagggACGTTCCCTCATCAACGGCCGCCCCAAGTCATACCTCGAGGATGACAAGGAGAACACGGCCTTCGCGCCCAGCTATAACAGCCCCTTTGACGCCACCTACGCGAGGCAGGAGAAGCGTGGCTCGAAAGACAATGCCTACCTGAGCcttggcgtcgttggcgcTCCCTCGAGAGACAGCAGTATCCCTCCCTCGCGTCAGTCGGACGATTCCCAGCACCACTCGCCCCCGGCCTTCCGAGACACCTTTGGCTACGGCCACACGCCGAGCAACTCGATTACCTCGTCCCGCCCGGTCATCCCCGGCcactcttcctccttccctACCCAGACCACCAACAACCGCGCCTTCATGGCGAACGGCAGGCAGATGGATGACGCCGACTTGGCCTCGCAGTTCAAGAAGTCCCTcaccctcgacgaagcccagAGCCTTGCCGCCAGCGCCCAGAACTTCCAGTTCAACCCCGTGTCCCAGCCCTGGAGGGGAGACGTCGCTGCTACCGGTGACGTCTACGCCGATGCCATGGCCCAATACCTCCCCCACAACAAGCGCAGCTCCGTCGTCGGTGCCTCGGGCGGCCAGTACCGCGTAGTAGCGAGCCCAAAGACATTCCCGCCCCAGTCATCCGACCCCTGGGCCCAACGGCAATCGCCCCGCGACCTGAGAATGGTCCCGGACGGTGACCGCCGGACGCCCGTCCCGGCCTTTATGCAAGCCCAGGCCCCCGCCTTCTACCCCGGCCCCTACTACAGCCCCAACTTCGCCGGCCAGTACCCTCCCCAGATGTTCGATCCCTACGGCAGGCCCTCGCTGCCTCTGCCAGGTTACGGTCTGCACATGGCGCCCTACTCCATCCCCGGCGTCATGCCTGTCCGGCCTGGCAAGGATCAGGACCCGGGCAAGGGCGTCCGGAGCCTGTTGCTGGAGGAGTTTAGGTCCAGCTCCAAGTCGAATAAACGGTATGAGCTCAAGGACATTTACGGCCACGTCGTCGAGTTCAGCGGCGACCAACATGGTTCAAGGTTCATCCAGCAGAAGCTCGAGACGGCCAATAGCGACGAGAAGGACCAGGTCTTCCGCGAGATCGAGCCCAACGCCATCCAGCTGATGAAGGACGTCTTTGGAAACTACGTCATCCAGAAATTCTTCGAGCACGGCAACCAGGTCCAGAAGAAGGTGCTGGCGTCGCAGATGAAGGGCAAGGTTGTCGATTTGTCGATGCAGATGTATGCTTGCAGGGTCGTGCAAAAG GCCCTCGAAcacgtcctcgtcgagcagcaggcggagctggtcaaggagctggagcccgagatcctcaaggtcgtcaaggaccAGAATGGCAACCACGTCGTGCAGAAGATCATCGAGCTCGTTCCCCGCCAGTACATTGACTTCGTTATGGACTCGTTCCGCGGCCAGGTCAGCCAACTGGCTGCCCACATGTACGCCTGTCGTGTCATCCAGCGCATGCTCGAGTACGGCACGGAACAGGACAAGGAGACCATCCTGGCTGAGCTCCACAGCTCCACGCAGGTCCTCATCACCGACCAGTACGGCAACTATGTCGTGCAGCACATCATCGAGCACGGCAAGTCCGAGGACCGCTCACGAATCATTCAGCTCGTCATTGCGCAGCTCGTCACCCTGTCCAAGCACAAGTTTGCGtccaacgtcgtcgagaagtGCATCCAGTACGGTACCGCCGAGGAGCGCAAGGGCATCCGGGAGCAGATCATTTCTCACGCTGCCGACGGTACCAGCTCGCTCCAGCTGATGATGAAGGACCAGTACGGAAACTACGTGATCCAGAAGCTGCTGAACCAGCTCGAGGGCGCTGAACGAGAGGCCTTTGTCGAGGAAATGAGGCCCCAGTTCAACACGCTGCGCAAGACGAGCACGAGCCGCCAGCTGGCGGCCATCGACAGGCTCATCTACGCGACACAGACCCCCCCATCCAAGTCCGGAGGGTCTCAAGCCGACTCGACGGCCCCGACCCCGGTGCTGACGATGGAGCCCAACAGCCCGCAGAGCAGCAGCCCCCCCAGcaccagcgccagcgccgtcggcgaggttgcGGAAGATGACAATCACAAGATCAGCGCCCGGGGCGGCGTCAGCCTCAAGGTGGAG GCGGGCGACCGCCGAGGTGCGGCGACGGGGGTACGCCGCGTTCGCCCCGACGCCGGGGGCGCAACAGTCCGGCTTCGCGCCGCGGCACGGAAAGGGCATCGAGcccgcggcgacgatgacgaagacgacgacgacgacggtgacaaGTCCCGggcaggcggcggtgggTGCGTCCAAGGGGGATACCGACGACGGGCTGGACCCGCAGGGCGGCCAGagcgcggcgacgaagaagactACGGCATCttcccccccgccgccgccgtcgccatcgccatcgccaacgtcGTCGCAGACGGGGGAAGCGGaagaggcggacgaggccaaggcggcgaAGCAGGAGGCGCGGGACCAGGCGAAGAAGAGCGGGCCGCTCGAGGCGATCCTGCACATGGGCCCGCCGGAGGAGGTGGCGAAGCAGCACCCGCCcatgtcgccgacgcc GACCTGGAGCGCGGCGGGTACAGCAAGGAGCAGAGCATCACGCTGATGAAGGCGATCCGGGCGATCCTGGCGCAGAACCTGGACGTGGCGCAGGAGAGCCTCGTGAGCAAGAGCGACGTGGAGAAC GAAACGTACCTCTTCCGGGCGGCGTGCTCGGAGCTGAGCACCGAGGTCAGGAACAACCAGAAgctggcggacgaggagatgCGGCAGAAGCGGACGCTGCTGCAGCACGAGGTGGACATCCTGACGCAGAGCCTCAACCAGGAGCTGCTGACGCTCAACGACAACGTCCGCGGCATGTTCAACGACCGCAAGATGGCGGTGCGGGAGGAGCAGAAGGCGGGCGACAGCGTG ATCCAGCAGATCAACTACAAGATCAGCCTGCACCTCAGCAGCGACGCCAAGTCGGAGATCGAGGGCCTGCGGTGGATCCTGATCCGGCGGTCGGTGATCGGGATCCTGTTCATGGCGGTGCTGACGCTGGGGACGCTGCGGTACGGGACGTACGTGAGCCACGcgaagcaggccgaggcggacCGGGTGCGGAAGCAGGCCGAGATGATCAAGATGGCGGACGGGAAGCGCGACCACAGCTCCGCGCCGGACGCGGCGGAGATCCTGGCGGCGAACTAG